DNA from Pseudomonas mendocina:
TCAACCTGATGTCGGCCAAGACCGTGTGGCAGAACGTCGAGCTGCCACTGAAGGTCGCCGGTGTGCCGCGCGAATCACGCCAGCGCAAGGTGCGCGAACTGCTCGAACTGGTCGGCCTGCAGGACAAGCACGCGGCCTATCCGGCGCAGCTTTCCGGCGGGCAGAAACAACGCGTGGGGATCGCCCGCGCCCTGGTACATGACCCGCAGATATTGCTCTGTGACGAAGCCACCAGCGCGCTCGACCCGGAAACCACCCAATCGATCCTCGGCCTGCTGCGTGAGATCAACCAGCGCCTGAACCTGACCGTGGTGCTGATCACCCACGAAATGACGGTAATCCGCGAAATCTGCGACCGCGTGGTGGTGCTGGAACAAGGCGAAGTGGTCGAGCAAGGGCCGGTGTGGCGCGTCTTCGGCGCCCCCCGCCACGAAGTGACGCGCACCCTGCTCGCACCGTTGCAGCATGCCCTGCCGGCACGCCTGCAAGAGCGCCTGCGCAGCGAGCATGAACGCGCTGACGACGAGCTGATACTGCGCCTGCACTTCACCGGTAGCGGCCTGGAACCTGACCTGCCAGCCATCGGCGCGGCACTCGGCGGCCGGGTGAAACTGCTCGACGCCAGCCTCGAGCAGATCCAGGGCCATGCGGTAGGCCACCTGATTCTCGCCGTCGGCCAATCGCCGTTCGCTCACCCCACCCTGCTCGACAACGCACGGCCACTGGCCAATCACCTGGAGGTACTGGGTTATGTCGCTGCTGCTTGATCGCCTCTGGCAAGGTTTGCTCGACACCCTGCTGATGGTCGGCGTGTCATCGTTATTGGCACTGCTGGCCGGCATCCCGCTGGC
Protein-coding regions in this window:
- a CDS encoding methionine ABC transporter ATP-binding protein, translating into MSGFDPHLQQAAQASQAVDTHLRFDNLGKAYDGASGLVQALRDIDLAITRGEVFGIIGRSGAGKSSLLRTINRLEQPSSGRVLIDGIDIALYDEDQLVALRRRIGMIFQHFNLMSAKTVWQNVELPLKVAGVPRESRQRKVRELLELVGLQDKHAAYPAQLSGGQKQRVGIARALVHDPQILLCDEATSALDPETTQSILGLLREINQRLNLTVVLITHEMTVIREICDRVVVLEQGEVVEQGPVWRVFGAPRHEVTRTLLAPLQHALPARLQERLRSEHERADDELILRLHFTGSGLEPDLPAIGAALGGRVKLLDASLEQIQGHAVGHLILAVGQSPFAHPTLLDNARPLANHLEVLGYVAAA